A genomic region of Polyangiaceae bacterium contains the following coding sequences:
- a CDS encoding HAMP domain-containing histidine kinase, whose product MVEPGEGRVLGEPGAADQTSVRAFLTSIDPIPEGTAERWLIHLRWAAIVGMSATTAAAKLLVPALETFPIFTLLAALALANFVFALVVGRVLRHERRLVAVQIAFDVVALGAVLWVSGGTGNPFAAFLVFQIALAGVLCGGRSTLGIAALTMVIAALVSFADPLPLDSAPLGKERIHHLSAFVSVASVSGFLGLFVFVHARRLDELRQRAVRNEKLAMLGRVVGGMSHELSTPLATILLAGRELSEITRDGPNEAAELARTIAGEAQRASDIIGLVRGYIRPDQRREEIELGRFVTDVAARELRRLEYRGEVQIDAPAPVRITVLSAGLLQVLLNVLTNAAEAMVSMDRPRMEITVREKRDYAEIVVEDNGPGFRAEMVARLGEPFQTTKDEQGGMGLGLYVSSVLLDRMNGVLCVSNAARGGARVVIRLARENSPCDSEV is encoded by the coding sequence ATGGTCGAACCTGGGGAGGGGCGCGTTCTTGGCGAGCCGGGAGCAGCCGATCAAACATCGGTCCGAGCTTTTCTCACGAGCATCGATCCCATCCCCGAAGGCACTGCCGAACGCTGGCTGATTCATCTGCGCTGGGCCGCGATCGTCGGCATGAGCGCGACGACCGCTGCTGCGAAGCTGCTCGTTCCGGCCCTCGAGACATTTCCGATCTTCACGCTGCTTGCAGCGCTCGCGCTCGCGAACTTCGTCTTCGCGCTCGTCGTCGGTCGCGTTCTGCGTCACGAACGCAGGCTCGTTGCGGTGCAGATCGCGTTCGATGTGGTAGCGCTCGGTGCCGTGCTTTGGGTGTCGGGCGGTACGGGCAATCCATTTGCTGCATTTCTCGTTTTCCAAATTGCTTTGGCGGGAGTGCTCTGTGGTGGGCGATCGACGCTGGGCATTGCGGCGCTCACGATGGTCATTGCGGCCCTCGTGTCTTTTGCAGATCCATTGCCGCTCGATTCAGCGCCGCTTGGAAAAGAGCGCATTCATCATCTGAGCGCCTTCGTGTCCGTTGCGTCGGTCAGTGGATTTCTCGGCCTCTTCGTTTTCGTGCATGCGCGGCGCCTCGACGAATTACGCCAGCGAGCCGTTCGGAATGAAAAACTCGCCATGCTCGGGCGCGTCGTGGGAGGTATGTCTCACGAGCTTTCGACGCCGCTTGCGACGATTCTTTTGGCTGGGCGGGAGCTGTCCGAGATCACGCGCGATGGACCGAACGAAGCGGCGGAGCTTGCGCGAACGATTGCGGGAGAAGCGCAGCGAGCGAGCGACATCATTGGGCTCGTGCGCGGCTACATTCGACCGGATCAGCGTCGCGAGGAAATCGAGCTCGGCAGATTCGTGACGGATGTGGCGGCGCGCGAATTGCGGCGACTCGAATATCGAGGTGAAGTGCAGATCGACGCGCCGGCACCGGTACGAATCACGGTGCTCTCCGCGGGGCTTTTGCAAGTGCTCCTCAATGTGCTCACGAACGCGGCCGAGGCGATGGTTTCCATGGATCGTCCGCGCATGGAGATCACCGTACGAGAAAAACGAGACTATGCGGAGATCGTCGTCGAAGACAATGGTCCCGGGTTTCGAGCGGAAATGGTGGCGCGTCTTGGCGAGCCATTTCAAACGACGAAGGACGAGCAGGGTGGCATGGGCCTTGGGCTTTATGTGAGCTCGGTGTTGCTCGATAGGATGAATGGCGTGCTTTGTGTGAGCAATGCAGCACGTGGGGGCGCTCGAGTGGTAATTCGTTTGGCGCGGGAAAATTCGCCCTGCGATTCGGAGGTATGA
- a CDS encoding HEAT repeat domain-containing protein, which produces MSSARVERRSKCTHRRQALVSYGELAIGPVLELLADNQPSARTWAARVLGRIGHPRATLRLISALADADATTRAAAAEALGRIGDVRAARALCSTALTDPAPPVRACAAYALAKTGDKDAAKSIVFALRDPDAEVRSRAAEAIAALAPTDWSVLERALFDPCDRVRRSAALSLDRIGAVAAWTRALGSPVPEARSAARAALCAVAQAGLSEAISAAAANEVPTVRAAVETLLNDVRSAKREPSPSIVSARRSARISSRLRALKELASAGTPEATAALAEVVVSDPSPQARALAASSLSRCKERWLSTPALSRALMDPAAEVATEAARALGEWHGAESRRLADLPPETMRRISDLPPETMRRISDLRRTRCAAFPASTRDDASHIGLASRVRRSTGRMDQRVTLV; this is translated from the coding sequence GTGTCAAGCGCTCGCGTCGAACGACGATCGAAGTGCACCCACCGTCGCCAAGCGCTCGTTTCGTACGGTGAATTGGCCATTGGCCCGGTTCTCGAGCTCCTTGCGGACAACCAGCCCTCCGCGCGTACCTGGGCCGCGCGCGTCCTTGGGCGCATTGGTCATCCACGTGCGACGTTGCGCCTCATTTCGGCGCTCGCGGATGCCGACGCGACGACCCGCGCAGCCGCGGCGGAGGCTCTCGGGCGCATTGGCGACGTACGTGCTGCGCGCGCGCTTTGCTCGACGGCGCTCACCGATCCCGCACCTCCCGTCCGAGCATGTGCGGCCTATGCGCTCGCGAAAACGGGCGACAAAGATGCCGCCAAGTCCATCGTTTTCGCGCTGCGCGATCCCGACGCGGAAGTCCGCAGCCGCGCGGCCGAAGCCATTGCAGCGCTCGCTCCAACCGATTGGTCCGTGCTCGAACGAGCTCTCTTCGATCCGTGTGACCGAGTGCGCCGAAGCGCCGCGTTGTCGCTCGATAGGATCGGCGCCGTCGCGGCATGGACGCGAGCGCTCGGATCGCCCGTTCCCGAAGCGCGAAGTGCGGCTCGCGCGGCGCTTTGCGCAGTGGCCCAAGCGGGTTTGTCCGAGGCGATCTCCGCTGCGGCGGCGAATGAAGTTCCCACCGTGCGTGCCGCTGTCGAAACGCTGCTGAACGATGTCCGTTCCGCCAAGCGTGAACCTTCGCCATCGATCGTATCGGCGCGGCGTTCCGCACGCATCAGCTCCAGGCTTCGTGCGCTGAAGGAGCTCGCCTCCGCGGGCACACCCGAAGCGACGGCTGCGCTTGCCGAAGTCGTCGTATCCGACCCATCGCCCCAAGCGCGTGCCTTGGCGGCTTCGTCGCTTTCGCGCTGCAAAGAACGTTGGCTCAGCACACCGGCGCTTTCTCGCGCGCTCATGGATCCGGCCGCTGAGGTAGCGACCGAAGCTGCGCGCGCGCTCGGCGAATGGCATGGCGCGGAAAGCCGCCGCCTTGCGGATCTTCCGCCTGAAACGATGCGTCGCATATCGGATCTTCCGCCTGAAACGATGCGTCGCATATCGGATCTCCGCCGGACACGATGCGCCGCATTTCCGGCTTCCACCCGAGACGATGCGTCGCATATCGGACTTGCCTCCCGAGTCAGGCGTTCCACCGGGCGCATGGATCAACGCGTGACGCTCGTTTGA
- the ctaD gene encoding cytochrome c oxidase subunit I, with translation MAKVATADELGHVPETGGKNYLNQTTGIASWLTTVDHKRIGIMYLITVLVGFTLGGIFALLVRLELLTPGKTIMTAQQYNQAFTLHGAAMVFLFIIPSIPASLGNFILPIMIGAKDVAFPKLNLMSLYVFWIGAAFMLAAILSGGVDTGWTFYVPYASGVSTTSVILATFGVFVMGFSSILTGLNFIVTLHKLRAPGMTFFRMPLVLWALYATSIIQVLATPVLGITLVLLIFERAFHVGIFDPTLGGDPVLFQHFFWFYSHPAVYIMILPGMGVASEILATHSQRRIFGYKAIAFSSVAIALVSFVVWGHHMFVAGQSELSSAIFSFLTFFVAIPSGVKMFNWLGTLWGGSIKLNVPMLYGLGFLFLFAIGGLTGLFLGMVSVDLHLHDTYFVVAHFHYVMMGSTAIAFFGGLYHWWPKMTGRMYSEKLGRLAFALTFIGFNWTFFTQFILGTRGMPRRYYNYLDQFQPLHAFSTVGSWILGTGFLIMGISLLRSLKSGAPAPGDPWKGATLEWTHTASPPITENFEKPIIVTLDAYERPGQETH, from the coding sequence ATGGCGAAAGTGGCGACAGCCGACGAACTGGGGCACGTCCCCGAGACGGGCGGCAAAAACTACCTAAACCAGACGACGGGCATCGCCTCCTGGCTGACCACCGTCGATCACAAGCGCATCGGGATCATGTACCTGATCACGGTGCTCGTGGGCTTCACGCTCGGCGGCATCTTCGCACTTTTGGTGCGTCTCGAGCTGCTCACGCCGGGCAAGACCATCATGACCGCGCAGCAGTACAACCAAGCGTTTACGCTGCACGGCGCTGCGATGGTGTTCCTTTTCATCATCCCATCGATTCCGGCGTCACTCGGCAACTTCATTTTGCCAATCATGATCGGCGCCAAGGACGTCGCCTTCCCCAAGCTCAATCTCATGAGCTTGTACGTGTTCTGGATCGGCGCAGCTTTCATGCTCGCTGCCATCCTGAGCGGCGGCGTCGATACCGGCTGGACCTTCTACGTCCCCTACGCCTCGGGCGTGTCGACCACGTCGGTCATTCTGGCGACCTTCGGCGTCTTCGTGATGGGTTTTTCGAGCATCCTGACGGGGCTCAACTTCATCGTCACGCTGCACAAGCTGCGCGCGCCAGGCATGACCTTCTTCCGCATGCCTTTGGTCCTCTGGGCGCTCTACGCCACGAGCATCATTCAGGTCCTCGCGACCCCGGTTCTCGGCATCACGCTCGTGCTGCTCATCTTCGAACGCGCATTCCACGTCGGTATCTTCGACCCGACGCTCGGCGGTGATCCAGTCCTGTTCCAGCACTTCTTCTGGTTCTACAGCCACCCGGCCGTGTACATCATGATTCTGCCGGGCATGGGTGTCGCCAGCGAGATCCTCGCCACGCATTCACAGCGGCGCATCTTCGGCTACAAGGCCATTGCGTTCTCCAGCGTCGCCATTGCGCTCGTGTCCTTCGTCGTGTGGGGACACCACATGTTCGTTGCGGGCCAAAGCGAATTGTCCTCGGCGATCTTCTCGTTCCTCACGTTCTTCGTCGCGATTCCCTCCGGCGTGAAGATGTTCAATTGGCTCGGCACCCTCTGGGGTGGCTCGATCAAGTTGAACGTTCCGATGCTCTACGGCCTCGGGTTCTTGTTCCTCTTCGCAATCGGCGGACTCACCGGCCTGTTCCTCGGCATGGTCAGCGTCGACTTGCACCTGCACGACACGTACTTCGTCGTCGCGCACTTCCACTACGTCATGATGGGAAGCACCGCGATCGCCTTCTTCGGAGGCCTCTACCATTGGTGGCCGAAGATGACCGGCCGCATGTACTCGGAAAAACTCGGCCGACTCGCCTTCGCGCTGACCTTCATCGGGTTCAACTGGACGTTCTTCACCCAGTTCATCCTCGGAACCCGAGGCATGCCGCGCCGGTACTACAATTACCTCGACCAGTTCCAGCCGCTGCATGCATTCTCCACGGTTGGTTCGTGGATCCTCGGCACGGGCTTCCTCATCATGGGCATCAGCCTGCTCCGATCGCTGAAGAGCGGCGCTCCTGCACCGGGCGATCCCTGGAAAGGCGCGACGCTCGAATGGACCCACACGGCATCGCCCCCGATCACGGAAAACTTCGAAAAACCCATTATCGTTACGCTGGACGCTTATGAGCGACCCGGCCAGGAGACTCACTGA
- a CDS encoding tetratricopeptide repeat protein: MLASLLALNASCTAKARPAAAPGASIVKRRCRMLGKLRWTVISMNRGASTGELLVQKRTRRRSASGPRARACVERRHDRAEELYRDVLARHPSDDDVRTGLFNVLVWDHRWKDAELLLDEAPAQHTPGLLTLRARLLHADGNVTKARALIERAERLAPHDGDIRALRYRMYTRSARMTTRGASLGTARQRSAKWT, from the coding sequence GTGCTGGCAAGCCTGCTCGCGCTGAATGCGTCCTGCACGGCAAAAGCACGACCCGCAGCGGCCCCGGGCGCGTCCATCGTGAAGCGGCGTTGCAGGATGCTCGGGAAGCTGCGCTGGACGGTGATTTCGATGAATCGCGGCGCATCTACGGGGGAGCTGCTCGTGCAGAAACGCACGCGACGACGAAGCGCGAGCGGGCCTCGGGCGCGGGCATGCGTGGAGCGGCGGCACGACCGCGCCGAAGAGCTTTATCGTGACGTATTGGCGCGCCATCCGAGCGACGACGACGTGCGAACGGGGCTTTTCAACGTGCTCGTGTGGGACCATCGGTGGAAAGATGCAGAGCTTCTTTTGGACGAGGCGCCAGCGCAGCACACACCGGGCCTTTTGACATTGCGCGCGCGGCTTTTGCATGCCGATGGTAACGTCACGAAAGCACGCGCGCTCATTGAAAGAGCCGAGCGACTTGCACCGCACGATGGCGACATTCGCGCATTGCGGTATCGCATGTACACGCGTTCGGCGCGAATGACGACGCGGGGCGCGTCTTTGGGAACGGCTCGCCAGCGCTCGGCCAAGTGGACGTGA
- a CDS encoding pyridoxal-phosphate dependent enzyme, protein MTMVPRLTRRAFSSLAIGSLLGCDDAKPIALPPPDASSRSSDPLPLPSATPTPVPPAYVLPLFRACPGLAARISRLPLGVFPTPTERAAKLGERIGIPNLWIKRDDISGKAYGGGKTRKLEFYLAEARAKGAREIVTFGGYGSNQAVATALWGKASGFPVRLMLAPQMPSAYVEKNLFAMRHAGATIEVVRDGVGAAEVRAKKALQRAKGAGLYLIPPGGSSPLGNLAFINAAMELGDQVRSGACPMPDCIYLAMGTMGSAVGIAIGLELVGLDVEVVAVRASSPQTSSEARFFAMAKETIAFARALDPAFPDVRLPRTRIRFVTNQLGGGYGFSTRPGASAMKLVEETEGYSLEPTYTAKAMAALVGDAKRLANKTVLFWNSHNTQPLVTEGVRLDDFPRELREYLRKG, encoded by the coding sequence GTGACCATGGTCCCGCGTTTGACTCGTCGAGCTTTCTCGTCGTTGGCGATTGGATCGCTCCTCGGGTGTGACGACGCCAAGCCCATTGCTTTGCCGCCGCCAGACGCTTCCAGTCGGTCGAGCGATCCATTGCCATTGCCGTCGGCGACGCCTACGCCAGTGCCTCCCGCATACGTGCTGCCGCTGTTTCGAGCATGTCCTGGGCTCGCGGCGCGCATTTCACGCTTGCCGCTCGGCGTTTTCCCGACGCCCACCGAGCGCGCGGCAAAGCTTGGCGAAAGGATTGGCATTCCAAACCTATGGATCAAGCGTGACGACATTTCGGGTAAGGCGTATGGTGGAGGGAAAACCCGCAAGCTCGAATTTTACTTGGCCGAAGCGCGAGCCAAGGGAGCGCGCGAAATTGTCACATTTGGGGGTTATGGATCGAATCAAGCCGTTGCGACGGCGCTTTGGGGCAAAGCTTCGGGGTTTCCCGTGCGGCTCATGCTCGCGCCGCAAATGCCGAGCGCGTATGTCGAGAAAAACCTATTTGCCATGCGCCATGCAGGGGCGACGATTGAAGTGGTGCGTGATGGCGTGGGCGCAGCCGAAGTTCGGGCGAAGAAAGCATTGCAGCGCGCGAAAGGCGCGGGCCTTTATCTGATTCCGCCGGGTGGATCGTCGCCGCTGGGCAACTTGGCGTTCATCAATGCCGCCATGGAGCTTGGTGACCAGGTTCGATCGGGCGCGTGTCCCATGCCCGATTGTATTTATCTCGCCATGGGTACGATGGGCAGCGCCGTGGGAATTGCCATTGGCCTCGAATTGGTCGGGCTCGACGTGGAGGTCGTTGCGGTGCGGGCTTCGAGTCCCCAGACATCGAGCGAAGCGCGATTTTTTGCAATGGCGAAGGAGACGATTGCGTTTGCACGGGCGCTCGATCCGGCGTTTCCCGATGTGCGTTTGCCGCGCACGCGCATTCGGTTCGTGACGAATCAACTTGGCGGTGGTTATGGTTTTTCCACGCGTCCCGGGGCCAGCGCGATGAAGCTCGTCGAAGAAACGGAAGGGTATTCGCTCGAACCGACGTACACGGCCAAGGCCATGGCGGCGCTCGTGGGGGATGCGAAACGTTTGGCGAATAAAACGGTGCTCTTTTGGAATTCGCACAACACGCAGCCGCTCGTTACGGAAGGGGTTCGTCTGGACGATTTTCCGCGCGAGCTCCGGGAGTACTTGCGCAAGGGTTGA
- a CDS encoding cytochrome C oxidase subunit IV family protein yields the protein MSTSHAEHDHGSADGEHHPHVLPFSIYIGTWVTLLFLTVVTVAASYVNLGHTGNLIVALLIATIKASVVALIFMHLKWDHKFHGIIFASSLIFLAIFIGITMSDTQFRGELEGMENQRPVDIKDPFGAQQTGDFAPVKPAAAPTATPAAPAPAAPAPAMSAAPADSAAAPANSAAPADSAAAPANSAAPADSAAAPANSAAPAGSAH from the coding sequence ATGAGCACATCGCACGCAGAGCACGATCACGGAAGCGCCGACGGCGAGCATCACCCGCACGTCTTGCCCTTCAGTATCTACATCGGCACCTGGGTCACGCTGCTGTTCCTCACGGTCGTCACCGTGGCCGCCAGCTACGTGAACCTCGGCCATACGGGCAACCTCATCGTTGCTCTACTCATCGCTACGATCAAAGCGTCCGTCGTCGCGTTGATCTTCATGCACCTCAAGTGGGACCACAAATTCCACGGGATCATCTTCGCCTCGAGCCTCATCTTCCTCGCCATCTTCATCGGCATCACGATGAGCGACACGCAATTCCGCGGCGAGCTCGAAGGCATGGAGAATCAACGTCCCGTCGACATCAAGGACCCCTTCGGTGCCCAGCAAACGGGTGACTTCGCGCCAGTCAAACCCGCAGCAGCTCCCACGGCAACCCCCGCCGCGCCTGCCCCTGCCGCACCTGCCCCCGCAATGTCCGCAGCTCCCGCAGATTCCGCGGCAGCTCCCGCCAATTCCGCGGCTCCCGCAGATTCCGCGGCAGCTCCCGCCAATTCCGCGGCTCCCGCAGACTCCGCTGCAGCGCCCGCCAATTCCGCAGCACCTGCGGGCTCCGCTCACTGA
- a CDS encoding DNA-binding response regulator, producing the protein MPRKIETALVVDDDDAFRMTLQGALRRRGVQARTAATVDEGLVSLEDAPVDLVVVDYRMPRSDGLSALHRFRRLCPDAAIVMLTGFGDIPLAVAAVREGADTLLTKPIDADRLLREATALFEAPRAPAPQSSGVRTSYKLDELERDTINAALKDSGGVIAVAAKLLGIDRRTLQRKLKKSM; encoded by the coding sequence GTGCCGCGGAAGATCGAAACTGCGCTGGTCGTCGACGATGACGACGCATTTCGCATGACATTGCAAGGGGCGCTCCGACGTCGCGGCGTTCAGGCGCGAACGGCGGCCACGGTCGATGAAGGCCTCGTATCGCTCGAAGATGCGCCGGTGGACCTCGTCGTCGTCGATTATCGTATGCCTCGAAGCGATGGTTTGTCCGCATTGCACAGGTTTCGTCGCTTGTGTCCCGATGCTGCCATTGTGATGTTGACGGGTTTTGGCGACATTCCGCTGGCCGTGGCTGCCGTGCGTGAGGGAGCCGACACGCTATTGACGAAACCCATCGATGCCGACCGGCTTTTGCGTGAAGCAACGGCGCTGTTCGAGGCACCCCGAGCGCCCGCGCCGCAATCTTCGGGCGTACGCACGTCGTACAAGCTCGACGAGCTCGAGCGCGACACGATCAACGCTGCATTGAAGGATTCGGGCGGCGTCATTGCGGTCGCTGCCAAACTGCTTGGTATCGACCGCCGCACGCTCCAACGCAAGCTCAAGAAGTCCATGTGA
- the nudC gene encoding NAD(+) diphosphatase, with the protein MTTRFVPSLVLPEAYDGEMAWFAFRGHDLVVRDPGDGGFVDVPIAQSLSELGLSAVRTQVLGQLDGRPVCSAEIDPAAKLPPGYAAYSLRRLFGRMDPAVIDVAGTAYQVQYWDKNHQVCSACATVLDVRSGSRCKICLKCNIEYYPRLAPATIVLVEDGDLILLARHSRLPPGMWALIAGFLEPGETLEQCVAREVLEETGIEVDNVTYFSSQPWPFPHQIMIGFFARRCGGELRVDSIELEDARFFHKDELPMLPPPITVARHLIDAWLERHK; encoded by the coding sequence ATGACGACGCGATTCGTACCGAGTCTCGTATTGCCGGAAGCATACGACGGCGAAATGGCTTGGTTTGCATTTCGAGGCCACGATCTTGTCGTGCGAGATCCCGGTGATGGTGGGTTCGTCGATGTTCCCATCGCGCAAAGCCTTTCTGAATTGGGGCTTAGCGCAGTCCGCACGCAGGTGCTCGGCCAGCTCGATGGTCGACCCGTGTGCAGCGCGGAAATCGATCCTGCGGCCAAGCTTCCTCCTGGGTATGCTGCATATTCATTGCGACGGCTCTTTGGCCGCATGGATCCAGCGGTCATCGACGTCGCGGGCACGGCGTATCAAGTTCAATACTGGGACAAGAACCACCAGGTATGCAGCGCGTGTGCGACGGTGCTGGATGTTCGCAGTGGCAGTCGCTGCAAAATATGTTTGAAATGCAATATCGAATATTATCCGAGGCTCGCGCCGGCGACCATCGTTCTCGTCGAGGATGGTGATTTGATTCTTTTGGCGCGGCACTCTCGTCTTCCGCCGGGGATGTGGGCATTGATTGCGGGGTTTTTGGAACCCGGCGAGACGCTCGAGCAATGCGTTGCGCGCGAAGTTCTGGAAGAAACCGGCATCGAAGTCGACAATGTCACGTATTTTTCCAGTCAGCCGTGGCCATTTCCGCATCAAATCATGATTGGCTTTTTCGCGCGACGCTGCGGGGGCGAGCTTCGTGTCGACTCCATCGAGCTCGAGGATGCGCGATTTTTCCACAAGGACGAATTGCCGATGCTTCCGCCGCCCATTACCGTAGCGCGACATCTCATCGACGCATGGCTCGAACGACACAAGTGA
- a CDS encoding cytochrome c oxidase subunit 3 family protein: MSAKAEGVEHVDTAKLSPQFQVAHHFDKATTQFDAGRMGVWLFLVTEILLFGGLFCAFAIFRSKYFPSFVEAHHHLDRVMGGINTLVLICSSFTMALAVRSAQKNETKKTTVLLAITLACAGAFLVVKYFEYTHKIHDGLLPGRFFTATGFESGHAGIFFSIYFMMTGIHGLHVVIGMALIMWILLRNMKSEFSQRYYAPVENVGLYWHLVDLVWIYLFPLLYLVG; the protein is encoded by the coding sequence ATGAGTGCCAAGGCTGAAGGCGTGGAACACGTGGATACGGCGAAACTATCGCCGCAATTCCAAGTCGCCCACCACTTCGACAAAGCCACGACCCAGTTCGATGCAGGTCGCATGGGCGTGTGGCTCTTCCTCGTGACGGAAATCCTGCTCTTCGGTGGCCTCTTCTGCGCCTTCGCCATCTTCCGGAGCAAGTACTTCCCGTCGTTCGTCGAGGCACATCATCACCTCGATCGCGTGATGGGCGGTATCAATACCCTCGTCCTCATCTGCTCGAGCTTCACGATGGCTCTGGCCGTTCGTTCCGCACAAAAGAACGAGACCAAGAAAACCACGGTGCTCTTGGCCATCACGCTCGCGTGCGCCGGCGCATTCCTCGTGGTCAAGTACTTCGAGTACACGCACAAGATCCACGATGGTCTCTTGCCCGGAAGGTTCTTCACCGCAACGGGCTTCGAGTCCGGACATGCCGGCATCTTCTTCTCGATCTACTTCATGATGACCGGTATCCACGGCCTCCATGTCGTCATCGGCATGGCGCTCATCATGTGGATCCTGCTGCGCAACATGAAGAGCGAGTTTTCGCAACGCTACTACGCGCCCGTCGAGAACGTCGGCCTCTACTGGCATCTCGTCGACCTCGTTTGGATCTACCTCTTTCCGCTGCTCTACCTCGTCGGCTGA
- a CDS encoding glycosyltransferase family 2 protein, with amino-acid sequence MPIVYALWILDAIIVGYVTVFFVLNARFVLTSFRRIRHELISEIARPALSFEQDVFLPLVSLLVPAYNEEVTIVDSLRSQLRLRYPAYEIVICNDGSKDRTVEVLLGAFPFVPVAYEPIGTIGTAHIRGMWECRSKLPASIRRMVLIDKENGGKADALNAAANVAEGAFVTSMDADSLLVPDALLLAVRKVLEAPGDIVAVGVQVGLSNGSIVKDGKVEELRLPKSLIGKLQIVEYMRSFGKGRTALSEDNAVLILSGVFALIRRTALFEVGGFLTRHVRSKLCIEYCSEGAHTVCEDMEIVVRLHRWLLDKGMRGRIICLPFAIAWTEAPENYRDLGKQRGLGGIADCGEVIVYHRAIMFRPQYRQIGLFAMPYQLVFEALAPPIECVGYLLLILTAIFGALSPAALLSFLGLAMAMNFCLSTLSILLCTFSASNMRGGPMNRCRSSRTRRARTRSSSCSWAFCRIWDIVNIWCFGSFAGCMIF; translated from the coding sequence GTGCCCATCGTCTATGCGCTCTGGATTTTGGATGCGATCATCGTCGGGTACGTTACGGTGTTTTTCGTGCTGAACGCTCGGTTCGTCCTGACCAGTTTTCGGCGAATTCGGCACGAGCTGATTTCGGAAATCGCGCGGCCGGCATTGTCTTTCGAGCAGGACGTGTTTTTGCCCCTCGTCTCGCTGCTCGTCCCTGCGTACAACGAGGAAGTGACCATCGTCGATAGTCTTCGGTCGCAACTGCGATTGCGTTATCCCGCGTATGAAATCGTGATTTGCAACGACGGATCGAAGGACCGCACGGTCGAAGTGCTCCTCGGGGCGTTTCCTTTCGTTCCGGTTGCATACGAGCCCATCGGGACCATTGGCACGGCCCATATTCGCGGCATGTGGGAATGCCGCAGCAAACTCCCGGCCAGCATCCGCCGCATGGTCCTCATCGACAAAGAAAACGGCGGAAAAGCCGACGCGCTCAATGCCGCCGCCAACGTGGCCGAAGGTGCTTTCGTCACGAGCATGGACGCGGACAGTTTGCTCGTTCCGGACGCCCTTTTGCTCGCAGTACGAAAAGTCCTCGAAGCTCCGGGCGACATCGTTGCCGTCGGCGTGCAGGTCGGTTTGTCGAACGGATCAATCGTAAAAGATGGAAAAGTGGAGGAATTGCGCCTTCCCAAGAGTCTCATTGGAAAACTGCAAATCGTGGAATACATGCGTTCGTTCGGCAAGGGACGAACGGCGCTGTCCGAAGACAATGCAGTGCTCATTTTGTCCGGCGTATTCGCGCTCATCAGGCGCACGGCGCTCTTTGAAGTCGGGGGGTTTTTGACCCGGCACGTTCGGTCGAAATTGTGCATCGAATACTGTTCGGAAGGTGCCCACACGGTATGCGAGGACATGGAAATCGTCGTTCGTCTTCACCGCTGGCTCCTCGACAAGGGAATGCGCGGTCGAATCATTTGTCTACCTTTTGCCATTGCATGGACGGAAGCGCCGGAGAATTATCGCGACCTTGGTAAGCAGCGCGGGCTCGGTGGTATCGCGGATTGTGGGGAGGTCATCGTGTATCATCGCGCCATCATGTTTCGACCTCAGTACCGCCAAATTGGACTCTTTGCCATGCCATATCAGCTCGTATTCGAAGCTCTCGCGCCTCCCATCGAATGCGTCGGCTACTTGCTCTTGATCCTCACCGCCATTTTCGGCGCCTTGTCGCCGGCAGCTTTGTTGTCATTTCTCGGATTGGCGATGGCCATGAATTTTTGTTTGTCGACATTGTCTATTTTGCTTTGCACATTTTCAGCGTCGAACATGCGAGGGGGGCCCATGAATCGGTGTCGCTCGTCGCGTACCCGCAGAGCCAGGACACGATCATCCTCGTGTTCGTGGGCCTTTTGTCGAATTTGGGATATCGTCAATATTTGGTGTTTTGGCAGCTTCGCGGGCTGTATGATTTTCTGA